In Lactuca sativa cultivar Salinas chromosome 5, Lsat_Salinas_v11, whole genome shotgun sequence, the DNA window TGTTCTATCATTCTGATCTATTTAATTTTCTATTTTGAATTTTCGATCGGCGCCCTTTCGGATTTGGCGGTGTATTACCCATCTAGCTTTTACTCAACTTTATCGGTGGTGAGTGATTGTATATGCGGATGATAATTTGTTagtttatatatgtatttatggTGTTAATGATCTTATTAGAAATAGTTTGATGATCGCTTGTGAAAACTTTGATGATATTTGAAGCTTAATATGTTGTTGTGGATTTCATTTTGGCGGTATATAAGATCATAGGTATAAATATAATCGATCAGTGttaatataacaaaatattaGTTTTCAGAAATTTCTCCATTCAAAAAAGGAAGTTGCTTCATCAGTTTTGTTTCTCCCTTTTTTTAGGTTACGTATCGGAACTCGGATTCCTTTTGatctaatatattattcattgaTTTAATCTCCTCCCATGGAAATCGGCAAAAATACTTGAAACTTATCTCCGTTGTTCCATTTTGTAAAGCTATCACGATTGATGATTCTGCTACTTGTATCACATAGTAACTGTAACAATAATTAGTCTATTGGATGATATTTGAATGCATCTCAGACTTCTCAATTTGATGATATTGCTACAGGGAAATGAGTACTCTGCAAGGTCCAGTCGTTTGCCCTTCTGTTCGTGGGAAGCAAGGTGGGATTCCTGCAGTCGATGGACCTTTGATGAAGGCAAAGATTCATAGAAGTGGAGTATGTGGATTCAAAGGCGTCAACAGTCATAGGGTTCAAGTGCGCCATCGACCTGGTTCAAAGACTGTGACATGTAGTTTCAGTTCTTCTTCAAATGGAAATGGTAGCATGGCTGAGAGTTTCAATGAAAACGATTCTGATTATGTCAACTCCAGTGTGGTTGAAGCTGGTAAGATAACCACTAAAAACAAATGATTCACAATTACATATTTACAGAAGTTAGTTTATCCAAAATTGATTTCTTTTGTTGGTTTTGTTGGTTATTCATACTTCAGTTGAGGTCAAAAGTGGCCCTGATGGATTTGTGATTAAAATGAGAGATGGGAAGCATTTAAGATGTGCTCACAACAATCCTCAAGGTGGACATCTACCTGATTATGCTCCACATCCTGCAATTGTACTAAAGATGGAAGATGGAACTGGACTTCTTCTTCCTATAATCGTTTGTATGTGCTTATATCTTATTATACTTTTCTCCCCTCTAATTCTCCCCAAGATTCTAGAATTACTTAACAAGATTGTTCTTACTTCTTACACTTTTCCTTTGCAGTGGAGATGCCTAGTGTATTGCTCATGGCTGCTATGCGCAATGTACAAATTGTATGTACATTGAATCAAGATTCCAAATTTCTTGCTTTTTAATGTATTTATTTATCTCGGATTAATCGAAATTGTTTATGTGTGTGTTTCAGGCTAGACCAACTATGTATAATGTAGTGAAGGAGATGATTGATAAGATGGGCTATAAGGTAAGTCTATTGTTACTTTATCATACTCATCAAATATGTTAGATTTCCAAATTCCAATGTACACATGTCACACTATGATACGAGAGTTTTGTTGTGTTATGTTGTGTCTATTTACAAGGTCAAACTTGTTCGAGTAACAAAGAGAATACACGAGGCGTATTTTGCTCGATTATATCTCACAAAGGTATCAACTTTTGATAAAAATCACTAATGCTTCTAGAAGCTTTTGCATAATGAAAAAATGGGTGATTAATTGATTTTGAATCTCAGGTGGATGATGAAGATGAGTGTGTTAGCTTTGACCTTCGTCCCTCTGATGCCATTAATATCGCTGTGAGGTGCAAGGTATGTATGCTCTCAATGGTTTTCTTGAAATAATTCTGAATTTCAATAATTGTCAcataaaaagataaaataatattattgttattattatatattttaggTGCCAATACAAGTGAACAAATTCTTGGCTCATAGTGATGGGATGAAGGTTGT includes these proteins:
- the LOC111920640 gene encoding bifunctional nuclease 1 → MSTLQGPVVCPSVRGKQGGIPAVDGPLMKAKIHRSGVCGFKGVNSHRVQVRHRPGSKTVTCSFSSSSNGNGSMAESFNENDSDYVNSSVVEAVEVKSGPDGFVIKMRDGKHLRCAHNNPQGGHLPDYAPHPAIVLKMEDGTGLLLPIIVLEMPSVLLMAAMRNVQIARPTMYNVVKEMIDKMGYKVKLVRVTKRIHEAYFARLYLTKVDDEDECVSFDLRPSDAINIAVRCKVPIQVNKFLAHSDGMKVVESAKVSFQGSSDGLIFKELDRPSGQPCIETKEFNLVRNMLIAAVEERYRDAAQWRDKLTQFRSKKNWA